In Lytechinus variegatus isolate NC3 chromosome 12, Lvar_3.0, whole genome shotgun sequence, a single window of DNA contains:
- the LOC121425723 gene encoding ADP-ribosylation factor-like protein 3 produces MPGLLDLLRKMKRKDKRELRVLLLGLDNAGKTTILKKLAHEEAQNISPTEGFNIKSVASGGINLNVWDIGGQRKLRPYWKNYFQNTDVLIYVVDSADHGRFEETSTQLSDLLDEDGLQGVPLLVYANKQDLLGAASPAEISDAKNLDLQRIRDRAWQIQSCSAVTGEGLSKGMEWVMKNMKK; encoded by the exons ATG CCCGGGTTACTAGATTTATTACGAAAGATGAAGCGGAAAGACAAGAGGGAACTGCGTGTTCTGCTCCTAGGTCTGGACAATGCTGGAAAGACGACCATTCTGAAGAAATTAGCGCATGAAGAGGCTCAAAATATCTCGCCCACAGAAGGATTCAACATCAAAAGTGTAGCATCGGGAGGTATAAATTTAAATGTTTGGGATATTGGAG GACAACGGAAACTTAGGCCGTACTggaaaaattatttccaaaacaCAGATGTTTTAATCTATGTGGTAGATAGTGCTGACCATGGAAGATTTGAAGAGACAAGTACG CAACTTTCTGATTTGTTGGACGAAGACGGGTTACAAGGGGTACCTCTATTAGTATACGCCAATAAACAGGATCTTCTCGGTGCTGCATCTCCGGCAGAGATCTCGGATGCGAAAAACCTTGATCTTCAAAGAATACGTGATAGGGCATGGCAAATACAAAGTTGTTCGGCTGTTACGGGAGAGGGTTTAAGC